A single window of Chloracidobacterium thermophilum B DNA harbors:
- a CDS encoding permease → MSALAVRWTQHHPRIFLVLAALLWWGLYQTLQPLSEVVVAALPVDRQSHLGAALQFFLYDTPKVLLLLTGIVFVMGVINTYFTPERTRALLAGRREGLANVMAALLGIVTPFCSCSAVPLFIGFLQAGVPLGVTFSFLIAAPMVNEVALTLLFGMLGWKIALLYLGLGLSVAIVAGLIIGKLNMEPYLEDWVRDIPRAEAQFTAVEVDFGERLAAGFQSVRDIVGKVWPYILAGIAIGAGIHGYVPQDFMASFMGKSAWWSVPLAVVLGVPMYTNAAGIIPVVQALLDKGAAVGTVLAFMMSVIALSLPEMVILRKVLKVRLIAAFIGIVATGILIVGYVFNWVL, encoded by the coding sequence ATGAGTGCCCTGGCTGTGCGTTGGACACAACACCACCCGCGAATCTTTCTTGTCCTGGCGGCCCTGCTGTGGTGGGGCCTGTATCAAACCTTGCAGCCCCTTTCAGAAGTGGTAGTGGCTGCTTTGCCGGTTGACCGCCAAAGCCACCTTGGTGCGGCGTTGCAATTTTTCCTCTACGACACGCCCAAGGTGCTGCTGCTACTGACGGGCATTGTCTTTGTGATGGGGGTGATTAATACCTATTTCACGCCTGAGCGAACCCGCGCCCTGCTGGCTGGTCGGAGAGAGGGGCTGGCCAATGTCATGGCGGCTTTGCTGGGAATTGTGACGCCCTTCTGTTCGTGTTCAGCCGTGCCGTTGTTTATCGGCTTTTTACAGGCCGGGGTGCCGCTTGGTGTGACATTCTCATTCCTGATTGCCGCCCCGATGGTCAATGAGGTTGCCCTGACGCTCCTGTTTGGCATGCTGGGCTGGAAAATCGCCCTGCTGTATCTGGGACTTGGTTTATCCGTGGCCATCGTGGCTGGCTTGATCATCGGCAAGTTGAACATGGAGCCGTATCTGGAAGACTGGGTGCGCGACATTCCCAGAGCTGAAGCCCAGTTCACCGCCGTGGAGGTTGACTTTGGTGAACGTCTCGCCGCCGGCTTTCAAAGTGTGCGCGACATCGTCGGGAAGGTCTGGCCGTATATTCTGGCCGGCATTGCCATTGGGGCTGGCATTCACGGCTATGTGCCGCAGGACTTCATGGCCAGCTTCATGGGCAAATCCGCCTGGTGGTCGGTGCCGCTGGCGGTTGTGCTTGGTGTTCCGATGTACACCAACGCTGCCGGGATCATTCCGGTGGTTCAGGCACTGCTGGACAAGGGGGCAGCCGTCGGCACAGTGCTGGCCTTTATGATGAGCGTCATCGCGTTGTCCCTGCCAGAGATGGTGATTCTGCGCAAGGTGCTCAAAGTCAGGCTGATAGCTGCCTTCATTGGCATCGTCGCCACCGGCATTTTGATCGTGGGATACGTCTTCAACTGGGTGTTATAA
- a CDS encoding sigma-70 family RNA polymerase sigma factor, producing the protein MNQAHSASGCLLDAWQAYEKALLAFLLHRTSDPDAAEDLLQEVFLKALRQGQAFCALDNPRAWLFQVARHAVIDRARLSKPVESLPEHLAAAPVVERRPVDELEACLSHNLLRLEAEDRHIIEACDLRGQTVRAYAEAHGLTLPAAKSRLLRARKRLRDRLVENCQVRFDESGRVCCHVSPSAAS; encoded by the coding sequence ATGAACCAGGCACATAGCGCGTCCGGGTGTCTCCTGGATGCCTGGCAGGCATACGAAAAAGCCCTGCTGGCTTTTCTGTTACACCGGACCAGCGATCCTGACGCGGCGGAAGACCTCCTCCAGGAAGTGTTTCTCAAGGCCCTGCGGCAGGGGCAGGCGTTTTGCGCGCTCGACAATCCCCGCGCCTGGCTGTTCCAGGTCGCCCGTCATGCCGTGATTGACCGGGCGCGTCTGTCCAAGCCGGTTGAGTCCTTGCCGGAGCACCTGGCGGCGGCACCGGTTGTGGAACGGCGTCCCGTAGATGAACTGGAGGCGTGTCTCAGCCACAACCTGCTGCGACTGGAAGCCGAGGACCGGCACATTATTGAAGCCTGCGATCTTCGGGGGCAAACGGTGCGCGCCTACGCCGAAGCCCATGGTCTGACATTGCCGGCCGCCAAGTCGCGCCTGCTGCGCGCCAGAAAACGATTACGCGACCGCCTGGTGGAGAACTGCCAGGTGCGCTTTGATGAGTCCGGGCGCGTCTGTTGCCACGTGTCACCTTCGGCTGCATCCTGA
- a CDS encoding GDCCVxC domain-containing (seleno)protein — MTSIIWESQLTCPVCGATTVETMPADACQFFYTCATCATLLRPQPGNCCVFCSFGSVPCPPVQLMQHSDRP, encoded by the coding sequence ATGACCTCCATCATCTGGGAATCGCAACTTACCTGCCCGGTCTGTGGGGCAACCACCGTGGAAACCATGCCGGCCGATGCCTGCCAGTTTTTTTACACCTGTGCCACCTGTGCAACCCTGCTGCGTCCGCAGCCCGGCAACTGCTGTGTGTTCTGCTCGTTTGGCTCAGTTCCCTGCCCACCGGTTCAGTTGATGCAGCATTCTGACCGACCATAA
- the lepB gene encoding signal peptidase I, producing the protein METKNSSQTSTASEKPKRSELREFIEMIITTLIMALFGITFVVRSVNVPTGSMNNTIYSGDFLLVNKFIFGYEGGIPLDGFTPHRPIRRGDIIVFKFPQSEDQNYVKRVIGLPGETIEIRGQRVYINGQELPETRVIAESDLEDSGRLNILEEHPTAGAQWKVYYRPGSDFEYETQDAEPLPELLLPSGRYRDYKNEPHYGIGRPFKIPEGCYFAMGDNRDNSLDSRYWGPVPRDYVIGRPLFVYASFDPNPQASLGERLGSFFSKGRWKRLGSLVK; encoded by the coding sequence ATGGAAACCAAAAACAGCTCCCAGACTTCCACGGCGTCCGAAAAGCCCAAGCGATCGGAGCTGCGCGAGTTCATCGAGATGATCATCACAACGCTCATCATGGCGTTGTTTGGCATCACCTTCGTCGTCCGTTCGGTCAATGTCCCGACCGGCTCGATGAACAACACCATCTATTCCGGCGATTTTCTGCTCGTCAACAAGTTCATTTTCGGCTACGAGGGCGGTATCCCCCTGGACGGCTTCACCCCCCACCGCCCCATCCGGCGGGGCGACATCATCGTGTTCAAGTTTCCGCAAAGCGAAGACCAGAACTACGTCAAACGGGTCATCGGACTGCCGGGTGAGACCATCGAGATTCGGGGGCAGCGCGTGTACATCAACGGGCAGGAACTCCCTGAAACGCGCGTCATTGCCGAAAGCGACCTGGAAGACAGCGGCCGGCTGAACATTCTCGAAGAACATCCCACCGCCGGGGCGCAGTGGAAGGTCTATTACCGTCCGGGATCAGACTTTGAGTATGAAACCCAGGATGCGGAGCCGCTCCCGGAACTGCTCCTGCCAAGCGGACGCTACCGCGACTACAAAAACGAACCGCACTATGGCATCGGGCGGCCGTTCAAGATTCCAGAGGGTTGCTACTTCGCCATGGGGGACAACCGCGACAACAGCCTCGACAGCCGCTACTGGGGGCCCGTTCCACGGGACTACGTCATCGGGCGGCCGCTGTTTGTCTATGCCTCGTTCGACCCCAATCCGCAGGCTTCGCTGGGCGAACGGCTGGGCTCCTTCTTCTCCAAGGGGCGCTGGAAACGGCTGGGGTCGCTGGTGAAGTAG
- the acsF gene encoding magnesium-protoporphyrin IX monomethyl ester (oxidative) cyclase has product MIATESVIQETKAAAADKSLISPRFYVTDYKKMNALRFDHMAEAFKAMHKRFADDPNKHFFKRDDDPDFEQDFSHLPPSFKDFLIRGCLGEFSGALLYKEIADRIEDPILSDTYRLMARDEGRHSGFIRLAMRDINADLDLQMLQGEKEFVSMHPKIILYTTYLSEVIGYFRYINIYSHLEAHPEYRYHPIFKYFGGWCQDELKHGDFIGLQLEAQKNIYLDGGINRLLIRFFSLAVYVTMWLRDLKAQDFYASIGLNWREYDLKVIRETNAYAQRVFGLRLDVDNPKFIRILDRMAARYTEMTKREAEGAGKLSLLPLQAAMTIDYLRLFAMKVRTDAPPPIPEYPVAPVIKGFASKYKGQPAMA; this is encoded by the coding sequence ATGATTGCCACGGAATCCGTCATTCAGGAGACGAAAGCGGCGGCGGCAGACAAAAGTCTCATCAGTCCGCGTTTTTATGTCACGGATTACAAGAAGATGAATGCCCTGCGGTTCGATCACATGGCCGAAGCGTTCAAGGCCATGCACAAACGCTTTGCCGATGATCCGAACAAGCATTTCTTCAAACGGGACGACGACCCAGACTTCGAGCAGGATTTCTCCCATCTCCCGCCGTCGTTCAAGGACTTTCTCATTCGTGGTTGTTTGGGTGAGTTTTCAGGGGCGCTGCTGTACAAGGAAATTGCGGACCGCATCGAAGACCCCATCCTGAGCGACACCTACCGGCTGATGGCGCGCGATGAAGGACGGCACAGCGGCTTCATCCGGCTGGCGATGCGCGATATCAATGCCGATCTCGACCTTCAGATGCTGCAAGGCGAAAAGGAATTCGTCAGCATGCATCCGAAAATCATCCTCTACACCACGTACCTTTCGGAAGTCATCGGCTACTTCCGCTACATCAACATCTATTCCCACCTCGAAGCCCATCCTGAATACCGTTACCATCCGATCTTCAAGTACTTCGGTGGCTGGTGCCAGGATGAACTCAAGCACGGCGACTTTATCGGCCTTCAGCTCGAAGCCCAGAAAAACATCTACCTGGACGGTGGCATCAACCGGTTGCTCATTCGCTTCTTCTCACTGGCCGTCTATGTGACGATGTGGTTGCGCGATCTCAAGGCGCAGGACTTTTATGCGTCCATCGGCCTGAACTGGCGGGAATATGACCTGAAGGTAATCCGGGAAACGAATGCCTATGCGCAGCGCGTGTTCGGGCTGCGGCTCGACGTGGACAATCCAAAGTTCATCCGCATTCTGGATCGCATGGCGGCACGTTACACGGAGATGACCAAACGTGAAGCCGAAGGCGCTGGCAAGCTGTCCCTCCTGCCACTGCAAGCGGCGATGACGATTGATTATCTGCGTTTGTTTGCCATGAAAGTGCGCACCGATGCGCCGCCGCCCATCCCCGAATACCCGGTGGCGCCAGTCATCAAGGGCTTCGCCAGCAAGTACAAAGGCCAGCCAGCCATGGCCTGA
- a CDS encoding Gfo/Idh/MocA family protein, with amino-acid sequence MPTVLGIAILGSGRVARARLRELHERYDTRVAVVASHDFNRAYELAFPIAAAATEDWEEAIARPDVDAVMVCSTNPHHARMAQAAIAAGKPVSVDYPLALTLADAEQLVEQARARGVVLHVEHIELLSAWFEAFRKALPRIGRIHHITWNNLSSRPATPEDWTFDRAHGFSLFQQASVPSRIVACVGQITWIEGEETFSDEQGTRFGRRATHLRFGFGAEGRGDINDVLTRHEETGPAAELQAVGESGTLIGRQHREVWYTNPEGATESVPVMPRSGLFAHDIAAFLDAIAGRGTPYVSLDHVLEALRFADAAERAVKSGQRVTLTSD; translated from the coding sequence ATGCCCACCGTCCTTGGCATTGCCATTCTGGGCAGCGGGCGCGTCGCACGCGCCCGCCTGCGCGAACTGCACGAGCGTTACGACACCCGTGTGGCCGTCGTTGCCTCCCACGATTTCAATCGGGCCTACGAACTGGCATTCCCGATTGCGGCGGCAGCCACTGAAGACTGGGAGGAAGCCATTGCGCGCCCGGATGTGGATGCCGTCATGGTGTGTTCGACCAACCCGCACCATGCCCGCATGGCACAGGCGGCAATTGCGGCCGGCAAACCGGTCAGTGTGGACTACCCGCTGGCGCTGACACTCGCCGACGCCGAACAGTTGGTTGAACAGGCCCGGGCGCGTGGCGTCGTGCTGCACGTCGAGCACATCGAGCTGCTTTCCGCCTGGTTTGAGGCTTTTCGGAAAGCCCTGCCCCGCATTGGGCGGATTCACCACATCACCTGGAACAACCTCAGCTCCCGCCCGGCAACTCCCGAAGACTGGACGTTTGACCGCGCACACGGCTTCTCGCTGTTCCAGCAGGCCAGTGTGCCCAGCCGCATCGTCGCCTGCGTGGGACAAATCACCTGGATTGAAGGCGAGGAAACGTTTTCCGATGAGCAGGGCACCCGCTTTGGGCGGCGTGCCACGCATCTGCGCTTCGGCTTCGGCGCAGAAGGCCGTGGAGACATCAACGATGTGCTCACCCGGCACGAGGAAACAGGGCCAGCGGCCGAATTACAGGCCGTGGGCGAGTCCGGCACACTCATCGGACGACAACACCGGGAGGTGTGGTACACAAACCCAGAGGGCGCAACGGAGTCCGTGCCGGTCATGCCGCGCAGCGGTCTGTTTGCCCACGACATCGCGGCGTTCCTCGACGCCATTGCCGGCCGTGGAACGCCGTATGTCTCTCTCGACCATGTACTTGAAGCTCTCCGTTTTGCCGATGCCGCCGAACGGGCAGTGAAAAGCGGTCAGCGGGTCACGCTGACATCGGACTGA
- the rpsR gene encoding 30S ribosomal protein S18 → MSDETTETTEVVTGTTSSPERRPAGAAGSTVARRAAGSGNRPGGNRRVGRRKKRCPLLEAKIDYIDYKDVKLLERFIGDNKRILPRRLTGVNPTMQRRLARAIKRAKHLALLPYVQSI, encoded by the coding sequence ATGTCAGACGAAACAACCGAAACAACCGAAGTCGTCACCGGAACGACATCCAGCCCGGAACGGCGTCCTGCGGGTGCAGCGGGGAGTACCGTTGCCCGCCGCGCTGCCGGTAGTGGCAACCGTCCCGGTGGCAACCGCCGGGTGGGACGGCGCAAGAAACGGTGTCCGCTGCTGGAAGCCAAGATTGACTACATTGACTACAAGGACGTGAAGCTGCTTGAGCGGTTCATCGGCGACAACAAGCGTATCCTGCCGCGCCGTCTGACCGGCGTGAACCCAACTATGCAGCGTCGGCTGGCACGGGCCATCAAACGCGCCAAACACCTGGCACTGCTGCCTTACGTCCAGTCCATTTAG